Genomic DNA from Simkaniaceae bacterium:
CACGAGCGGTATACTTCAATAAACTCCCCCGTTAGGTTGATTGATCAATGAACATAGATTTTGTACAAAAAGCTGACCTTGAAAAAGGAAGGCTTTTGCTGGCAAGAGGAATTCCCTCTCTTTTGTTTTCCGAACGGACCTATCAAGTGGAAGTTTTTGCAGAGGAAAAAGGGGAAGCAACCTATTGGATTTTTTTGGGGCTTGATGGGGGCTATCGTCCGATCGATTACTTTTGTACATGCGATCGATTTGAAGCAGCCAAAAGCTGCCCCCATGTGGCAGCGGCCTATTTAGCGGTATATGAGGGGGGCACGCTTCCTATTCATATGCGCTACAAGTCCTCTCTTTGGTTTATGCTCTTTTTTATTGCAGCCCGTCGGCATGGTTTTTCTCCTAAACTTGTCAAGTTGCCACAGAATAAGGGATTTCAGATCAAGTCATCCAATCAAAATAAGATTTTATTTAAAATTAAAGCGAATACGGAGATTGGGGAGTCTAAACTCAAGGAATTTGTTTTTAACCGCGAGAAGGAGACAGAAGAAAACTCCATTAAGTTTTCGAATCTCTCGACAGAAGAAATACAGCACTACAAAGAGGGGCGTCCGAGTTTAGAGCTTCAGTTTGAGCTCTCTTTTTGGTCGGACCTTGCAAAATGGCTCGCTGTTTTAGAAGCGCAAAACCACTCTTATGACATCCAATTTCGCGCGACAAGTGATTTGTTGCCCACTGAAATTTTTGTCGCTTTTGATGACATTGAATTTTCAGTCTATATCGCAAAAGCCAATTGGCCTGAGCTAATGATGGTTTTGAGGCAGACGAAAAGCCCGTTGCCTGTCTTCGATTTTTATGATTTTGATTTGAAAAAAATCACCTATGATCCCGATCAGAGGGCGTTGCTTCTTTCCAAGGAGATGTTTCATTTCCCTCAGAAGGCAAAAGAGGTTGATTTAGGAGAGTGGGTCTTTAGGCCTCATTATGGATTTTTCCCTAAAATGAATCCCCCTCTTTTTCAGGGGCCGGTGATTGAAGGAAAAGCTTTAGCAGAGGTTTTTCGTAAATATCCCATTCTTTTGCAGGATAAGTTGAAGGGGGAATCCATTCAATTAGACCCGATTGAACCGCGGTATGATTTGCACATGGATGCGAGTGGCAACTTACATATTACGCTCTATGCATTTGAGAAAGGAGATTTGCAAGCGGAGCAATCTCATTTTTTTCCCCCTTGGGGCTATCTCAAAAACAAAGGGTTTATCCGATGGACTGATCTCATGTTTGATGAGGGAGATAAAGTGATTGCGCGCGAGCGCATTGCTGATTTTATTAGCCATTATAAAGTATGGCTCAGTCAATTTGAGGGATTTGCGACGCATTTAACGCGGATGGAGTCGCGCTTAATTTATGAAGTGACGCCGGAAAGGCAATTGAGATTTGATGTTGCGGAAGATTTTGAGAATGCTTATCAGGGTGTGATTGATTTAGGGGAATGGCTCTATATTCGAGGGGAAGGATTTTTTTCGAAAAATGTCAATCTTGTTCACTCCTTTTTGAAGCCCGGTATGGTGCTGAAGGGGCGTGATATCAGTTCATTTATCCGCTCTCATGAACCTGAGCTCGAGTTGGTCCATCAGTTTTTTGCCGAAAAATGTCCGGTGCTCAAAATGGGACTTAAAGTTTCCTACAACGAATCGGGTGTGATTGAAGTCGAGCCGCAGGTGCGTTATACAACCGGCTATCATGAGGATCGCGTGATGATCTTTAATGAATATGCCTATGTGCCCGATGAGGGGTTTTCGCGTATCCCGGAAAAAGCATTGCTGCCTGCAGGCTATGAAAATGTCAAAGAAATCCCCACCTTTTTAGAGCAGCACTTTTTATTTCACGAGCTCAATGATTTAAAACCCTATATTTTTGAAATTGACCCAAAATTAAGATGCGCGCGTCAAGTGAGACTCTTTATATCCCATGTCGATCATTTATCGGAGAGTGGATTGTGGAAATTAAAGCTTTGTGTTCGCACGGAGTTTGGGGACGCTTCTTTTGAGGATCTGCATTTTGCAGTGACAACGCTGAAACCTTTTTTAGCTTCAGATGCGGGATTGATTTTATTAAAAGAACCTCATTTTGATTGGATAAAAACGCTCGATGACAAGCGTATTTATAAAGATGGACTCAAAATGACAACCATGGAATGGATCCGTCTTTGCGTGTATCAAGATGTCGAGTTTGGATCATCATGTGATCCTCAGTCTGTCAATGCGCTCCTTCAATTTAAATCCTTGAAAATGACAGAACTCGACAAGCCCTGTTTGGTTGGTTTTAAAACGGATATGCGTCCTTATCAAGAAATCGGTGTCAAATGGCTCTGGCATCTCTATCACAATCACTTATCGGGGATTTTAGCCGACGAGATGGGGCTTGGGAAAACGCACCAAGCTATGGGATTGATCGCTGCCGTTCAAAACCACTGCCGTCAAAGTGAAGCGCGATTTTTTGTCGTATGCCCCACTTCCGTCCTCTACCATTGGGAAATGCTCCTCTCGAAATTTTTGCCTGAGATCAAAGTCTTTACTTATTATGGTCCGCAGAGAAGCCTAGATGCTTTCCAAGGGAGTGATTTGTTTTTAACCAGTTATGGAACATTGCGCACCGATATTTCCAAAATCAAGATGATCCGGTTTGAGGTGGCCATTTTTGATGAGATGCAATCGGCTAAAAATAAAGAATCGCAAATTCACAAAGCATTGAAGGCGCTCCGCTCAAAAATGAAGCTCGGCTTATCGGGAACGCCGATTGAAAACGATCTTTCTGAACTCAAAGCCCTTTTTGATATCTTGCTCCCTCAATATTTCCCCAAAGATGAGGCCTTTAAAGAGATGTTCGTGTTGCCGATCGAACGGTTTCAGGATCGCCTCAAAACAGGGCTTCTCAAACGGCTGATCAATCCCTTTATTTTGCGCCGGCGCAAAACGGAAGTTCTACAAGATTTGCCTGACAAGATCGAGGAAATTGCCTATATCGATTTGAGTGATGAACAGCACGAGATATACCGGCGTATTTTTGAGCATGGATATATTGAGTTGGAAGAGTTAGAAACACAAGAAAAACCCCGTCTACATTTGCACATTTTCGCCCTGCTGAGCAAATTGAAGCAGGTGTGTAATCATCCCTGCTTAGTGACTAAAACACCTGAGCAATACCTCGACCACACATCGGGCAAATTTGAGCTATTTAAAGAGTTGATTAGAGAGGCCCGAGCCAGTGACCAAAAAGTGGTTGTTTTCACCCAATATCTCGATATGATTAAAATTTTTCGCCTCTATTTTGAGAGCATGGGGATTGGGTATGCATGCATTCATGGACAAACTAAAGATCGTAAAGGGGAGGTCGAGCGCTTCCGCGATGATCCTTCTTGTGAGATCTTTATCGCATCACTCCAAGCGGGAGGAGTGGGAATTGATTTAATTGCCGCTTCTGTAGTGATTCACTACGACCGATGGTGGAATCCCGCCAAGGAAAACCAGGCAACGGATCGGGTCCATCGCTTCGGACAAACTCGGGGTGTACAAGTCTTTAAACTTGTCACAAAAGGGACGATCGAAGAGAGGATTCACGAGCTCATTGAACAGAAGAAAGGGCTCCTTCAGAATGTGATCGGGTATGATGAGGAGGATCAGTTTAAAAAGATTGATCCGAGCGAGCTGATGCAAATGCTGCGCGACTATCATAGAGAAACCCAAAAATAAAAAAATGTTTTTACAGTTTCGGATTCAGTAGCGTTTTAATTGTTTTTCGACTATGCTATTTGCAAATATATGAATATATGTGGTCAATATGGGTCTTCCCTATCTCAAAATAGCTCTTGTTGGGCGCCCCAATGTGGGTAAATCCCACCTATTCAATCGAATGAGTAATAAAAGAATTTCGATTGTCGATGAAATGGAAGGGGTAACGCGCGATCGCCTTTATGCCTATACCGAATATTTTGGGACCCCGATTCAACTCATCGATACGGCAGGGATTGATCCTCAAAATATATCTTTATTCAATCAAGAAATGATTGCCCAATCAGAGCTCGCTATTGCTGAGGCCGATGCCGTTATTCTCGTTGTTGATGGAACCGTCGGCGTTCAACCCCTCGATCGGGTTGTCAATCAGCTCGTGAGAAAGTGCAATAAGCCCTATGTGCTCGCTATCAATAAAATGGAAGGGCAGAACGAACAACACGCCCATGAGTTCTTTTCTTTAAATGCGCCTCATTCCGTTGAGGTTTCGGCAATGCATGGCCGCGGCATTGAAGAGCTCTATGAGTCCGTTCTCGATGGCCTTACAGTTGATGAAGTTGCCGCTGTTGATGAGGGCATTAAACTCGCTATTATTGGACGCCCTAATGTGGGAAAATCGACATTTTTAAATGCAGTTCTTGGTGAGAAAAGGGTGGTTGTTTCCGATCAGGCAGGAACAACGCGCGATAGTATCGATGCTCACATTGAAATCGATGGCCAATCCTTCACTCTAATTGATACGGCCGGGATTCGAAGACGGCATAAAGAACTCAATGTTGTCGAAAAATTTGCTGCCATTCGCACACAACGCGCGATTGAGAGGGCAGATATCTGCCTATTTATGATTGATGCCGTTGATGGACTGACAACCCAAGAGAAAGGGATTTTATCCGATATTGAAAAAGCAAAGAAAGGGTGTATCCTCTTTGTTAATAAGTGGGATCAAATCAGTAATGTGAGAATGGAGCATGCAAAGAAAGACCTCTTTCACATGGCCCCTCAATTGCGATTCTACCCTATTATTTTTGGCTCGGCTCTGACGCAGCGCAACATATCAGAGGTTTTCAAGCTGACTTCGCAAGTCTATAGCGAACTCACTCGCCGTATTCCAACATCTGAGCTCAATCACTTCTTAGAGCGAACGATGCAACTCAATCATCCTCCAATGATTCAAGGAAAGCGGCTTCGTATTTATTATATGTCTCAAATTGAAACGGCGCCCCCTCAGTTTATTCTCTTTATCAATTATAAAGATCGCATGACGGATACCTACGAGCGCTATCTGATGAATGCCTTCCGCGAGAAGTATTCATTCCTTGGAATTCCGCTCACGTTCTATTTGCGAAAGAAAAGCCAAAAAGAACTCCCTCACATGGCCTCTACTCACTGATTTTTAGCTTATTTCGGTATAACCGGGTCGTATTTGTATTCCGTGTTGCCGTAGAGCGTTTTGCGATAAACCCAGTGCTCTTTATTTTCCCTTAAGAGGCGGTCACATCCCATGAGATAGCCCATGACAAAGCCGTGACGGCGGATGGCTTGCTTCATATATTCAGAGCTTGAGGGGCGGTAGTGACTACGGGGGCCGTCGGTAGGGGAGAGAATGTTTTGATGAAAAGCGATGACGGCTTCTGCGATGCGTGAGGGGATATCTTTGCGTTTCGGAGGAATAAAATCTTCGTCTTTTTGGAAGCCGGCGAGGGCTTTATCTTTGCCCCAAGGTTCGACATAACCCGGCTGATAGGCAGTCAGGGTATAGCTAAAAAGCATACTGAAGAGCAAGCACCGGATAGAGCTCATTTTTCCTCATCATCTGATTTGCATTGTTTTCAAACAGGCGTTCATTATAGGTCTTTGCCGCTTCACCCGCTCCATAAATGCCCCCAAAGTACCAACCCGCTTCAAAACTCGTCATCACGATGCCGGCAGGGATATTTCCATTGTAGAAGAAGTAGGCAGCAGCGGCAGTACAGAGGGAGTTGAGAAGAAAAGCGGTGATCGCCGTTTGCTTTTGGCCGATATAGAGGTAGCCGGCACCCGGAATGAGAGCATTGAGTGCTTGAGCGGTGCGTGGCGATTTTTTATATTCATCATAAAAATGGACCAATTCTTCGCTCTGTTGTTTGATTTGCGGGCTATAGCTTGCAGCCACAATTCGGTTCACTTCACCTTGAGAAATAGCGTAAGAGAGTTTGAGCTTCTCTCCCGTAGGTTGATCCGCTTGATGAATAGCCTCGAGAACGCGGTTTGCGTGATCGATCTCATTCAAGTTTTTATAGCAATCATATAGGACAATGAGAAGGTCTTTATAGACCGGGAAGGAGCGATCGATCATTGCAAGAGAAGAGCTTTCAAAAGCTTCAAGGGCATCTTCAAAACGATGTCCAATATAATAACTTAAGACGAGATAATATTGGATTTCTAATCGGCGCACCATTTCACTTTTAGGAATGAGGATATGAGCGCGTTTAAAAGCCGTCACCGCGCGGTAGAGATCGAGCTCTTTTGCAAGTGCTACACCAATTTTGTATTCTTTTCCCCACTCTTGAGCTTCTTCTTGTTCTTTCAAAGGTTCAAAGGCTGTGGGCATTGACTGGATACGCCACTCGGGCATTGCGTAGGCAAGTTGGGGTTGGATGGTCCCCTTGCCAAAACCATAGCATCCGGCTAAGGAAAGCGCGATAAAAAGAGAAAGCGCTCCTCGAATAAGCCGTTTAATCTTCGTCATCAGGGTGTTGAATGAGCTCCATTCCTTCATCAAAGTCTTCAGTAACCGCTTGATCACGGTAGATGTTTTCTTGGTATTGTGTGAGCTTTTTGTATTCATCATAAGTATTCACAATCACAGGTCTTAGGAACATAATAACATTTGCCTTAGTTTTTGTATCGGTATTATCTGAAAAGGCAGCCCCGATAATGGGGAGTCCGCCAAGGCAAGGAATGGCTGTTTTTGTACGTGCGGTCGTGTTGCGAATTTGTCCTGCAATAGCGACGAAATGTTTGTCGGGGACATGGACTTTTGTTGCAGCAGCCGTTTTTCTTGTCTTAATGCCATATACGGTATTTGCTGTTCCTCCTGAGCCCCCCCCGGTGGTAATTTCTTCCGTGATGCTCTGTTCAATCTCCATTGAAACAATATTGTCTTCCCCAATGTTGGGGGTGACGCTGAGTTTAATCCCAATATCTCGATATTCGATGTTTGCCGCAATGGTCGTATTATCTGATTGGTTTGTGACCACCGAGCCGTTATAAGGGACATTCTCTCCGACGAAAAGAGTAGAGGTTTGATTATCTTGCGTAATGAGCTTTTGGTTGAGTACCACCGTGCTATCCGCATCCGACTGAATCGCATTCACAAAATCTCCGAGCGACACGTAGGTCTGTCCTTTGTGGAAAATGAGATCGCCAATCACACCTAAACTCCCTCCACTGGGAATAGGCATATTTGTTCCAAGAGGTGGACTTGTCGCATTCACTTGAGAGAGGAGATTTGAAAAATTCGGGCTTGTTTCTACGAGGGGCATCGAGCCGCCACTGAAGGCCATCCGATCTTTATAGACTCCTTGTCCACCCCAACGGAGACCAAATTCCAGACGTCCCGTAAGATCGGTTTCAATGACGAGGACTTCGATAAAGACTTGTTTAAGGGGGATATCAATACTCTCTAAAAGCTCTTTAAGCCGAACTAAAACTTTGGGATCGCCATTGGCGATAAAAGAGTTTGTCGCTCTGACCCACTGGATCGAATCAATGGCTTCAATCAATCCTTGAGAGGATTGATTTTTCATGTTTCTTTTCAAATCGCCGGCAATGCCGGAAAGGGCTCCTTGAATACTGTCGCCGCGGTGGAACTGGAGCTTATAAA
This window encodes:
- a CDS encoding DEAD/DEAH box helicase — encoded protein: MNIDFVQKADLEKGRLLLARGIPSLLFSERTYQVEVFAEEKGEATYWIFLGLDGGYRPIDYFCTCDRFEAAKSCPHVAAAYLAVYEGGTLPIHMRYKSSLWFMLFFIAARRHGFSPKLVKLPQNKGFQIKSSNQNKILFKIKANTEIGESKLKEFVFNREKETEENSIKFSNLSTEEIQHYKEGRPSLELQFELSFWSDLAKWLAVLEAQNHSYDIQFRATSDLLPTEIFVAFDDIEFSVYIAKANWPELMMVLRQTKSPLPVFDFYDFDLKKITYDPDQRALLLSKEMFHFPQKAKEVDLGEWVFRPHYGFFPKMNPPLFQGPVIEGKALAEVFRKYPILLQDKLKGESIQLDPIEPRYDLHMDASGNLHITLYAFEKGDLQAEQSHFFPPWGYLKNKGFIRWTDLMFDEGDKVIARERIADFISHYKVWLSQFEGFATHLTRMESRLIYEVTPERQLRFDVAEDFENAYQGVIDLGEWLYIRGEGFFSKNVNLVHSFLKPGMVLKGRDISSFIRSHEPELELVHQFFAEKCPVLKMGLKVSYNESGVIEVEPQVRYTTGYHEDRVMIFNEYAYVPDEGFSRIPEKALLPAGYENVKEIPTFLEQHFLFHELNDLKPYIFEIDPKLRCARQVRLFISHVDHLSESGLWKLKLCVRTEFGDASFEDLHFAVTTLKPFLASDAGLILLKEPHFDWIKTLDDKRIYKDGLKMTTMEWIRLCVYQDVEFGSSCDPQSVNALLQFKSLKMTELDKPCLVGFKTDMRPYQEIGVKWLWHLYHNHLSGILADEMGLGKTHQAMGLIAAVQNHCRQSEARFFVVCPTSVLYHWEMLLSKFLPEIKVFTYYGPQRSLDAFQGSDLFLTSYGTLRTDISKIKMIRFEVAIFDEMQSAKNKESQIHKALKALRSKMKLGLSGTPIENDLSELKALFDILLPQYFPKDEAFKEMFVLPIERFQDRLKTGLLKRLINPFILRRRKTEVLQDLPDKIEEIAYIDLSDEQHEIYRRIFEHGYIELEELETQEKPRLHLHIFALLSKLKQVCNHPCLVTKTPEQYLDHTSGKFELFKELIREARASDQKVVVFTQYLDMIKIFRLYFESMGIGYACIHGQTKDRKGEVERFRDDPSCEIFIASLQAGGVGIDLIAASVVIHYDRWWNPAKENQATDRVHRFGQTRGVQVFKLVTKGTIEERIHELIEQKKGLLQNVIGYDEEDQFKKIDPSELMQMLRDYHRETQK
- the der gene encoding ribosome biogenesis GTPase Der, producing MGLPYLKIALVGRPNVGKSHLFNRMSNKRISIVDEMEGVTRDRLYAYTEYFGTPIQLIDTAGIDPQNISLFNQEMIAQSELAIAEADAVILVVDGTVGVQPLDRVVNQLVRKCNKPYVLAINKMEGQNEQHAHEFFSLNAPHSVEVSAMHGRGIEELYESVLDGLTVDEVAAVDEGIKLAIIGRPNVGKSTFLNAVLGEKRVVVSDQAGTTRDSIDAHIEIDGQSFTLIDTAGIRRRHKELNVVEKFAAIRTQRAIERADICLFMIDAVDGLTTQEKGILSDIEKAKKGCILFVNKWDQISNVRMEHAKKDLFHMAPQLRFYPIIFGSALTQRNISEVFKLTSQVYSELTRRIPTSELNHFLERTMQLNHPPMIQGKRLRIYYMSQIETAPPQFILFINYKDRMTDTYERYLMNAFREKYSFLGIPLTFYLRKKSQKELPHMASTH
- the yidD gene encoding membrane protein insertion efficiency factor YidD, with translation MLFSYTLTAYQPGYVEPWGKDKALAGFQKDEDFIPPKRKDIPSRIAEAVIAFHQNILSPTDGPRSHYRPSSSEYMKQAIRRHGFVMGYLMGCDRLLRENKEHWVYRKTLYGNTEYKYDPVIPK
- a CDS encoding tetratricopeptide repeat protein; this translates as MKEWSSFNTLMTKIKRLIRGALSLFIALSLAGCYGFGKGTIQPQLAYAMPEWRIQSMPTAFEPLKEQEEAQEWGKEYKIGVALAKELDLYRAVTAFKRAHILIPKSEMVRRLEIQYYLVLSYYIGHRFEDALEAFESSSLAMIDRSFPVYKDLLIVLYDCYKNLNEIDHANRVLEAIHQADQPTGEKLKLSYAISQGEVNRIVAASYSPQIKQQSEELVHFYDEYKKSPRTAQALNALIPGAGYLYIGQKQTAITAFLLNSLCTAAAAYFFYNGNIPAGIVMTSFEAGWYFGGIYGAGEAAKTYNERLFENNANQMMRKNELYPVLALQYAF